The following are encoded together in the Glycine soja cultivar W05 chromosome 5, ASM419377v2, whole genome shotgun sequence genome:
- the LOC114412067 gene encoding replication factor C subunit 2 yields MSSSSSSNAYDVPWVEKYRPSKVADIVGNEDAVSRLQVIARDGNMPNLILSGPPGTGKTTSILALAHELLGGPNCKEAVLELNASDDRGIDVVRNKIKMFAQKKVTLTPGRHKIVILDEADSMTTGAQQALRRTMEIYSNTTRFALACNTSAKIIEPIQSRCAIVRFSRLSDQEILGRLMVVVQAEKVPYVPEGLEAIIFTADGDMRQALNNLQATYSGFQFVNQANVFKVCDQPHPLHVKNMVRNVIEGNFDEACSGLKQLYDLGYSPTDIITTLFRIIKNYDMAEYLKLEFMKETGFAHMRICDGVGSYLQLCGLLAKLSLVRETAKAV; encoded by the exons ATGTCATCGTCATCATCAAGCAACGCCTACGACGTGCCATGGGTAGAAAAGTACCGTCCCAGCAAGGTCGCCGACATCGTCGGCAACGAGGACGCCGTCTCCAGGCTCCAAGTCATCGCTCGCGACGGCAACATGCCCAATCTCATTTTATCC GGTCCTCCCGGAACCGGCAAAACAACTAGCATTCTCGCCCTCGCGCACGAGCTTCTCGGAGGACCAAATTGCAAGGAAGCTGTTCTCGAACTAAACGCTTCGGATGATAG AGGAATTGATGTTGTGAGGAACAAGATCAAGATGTTTGCTCAGAAGAAAGTCACACTGACCCCGGGGAGGCACAAGATAGTGATACTGGATGAAGCTGATAG CATGACCACAGGGGCACAACAAGCATTGAGAAGGACGATGGAGATATATTCAAACACCACTCGGTTTGCCCTTGCTTGCAATACCTCAGCTAAGATTATTGAGCCCATTCAGAGTAGATGTGCCATTGTGCGATTTTCACGGTTGTCTGATCAAGAGATACTTGGTCGTCTCATGGTTGTGGTTCAAGCTGAGAAG GTTCCCTATGTTCCTGAAGGACTTGAAGCCATCATTTTCACAGCTGACGGTGATATGAGACAGGCATTGAATAACTTGCAAGCAACATACAGTGGGTTCCAATTTGTTAACCAAGCAAATGTTTTCAAG GTTTGTGACCAGCCACATCCACTGCATGTGAAGAATATGGTGCGTAATGTGATTGAAGGGAATTTTGATGAAGCTTGTTCAGGCCTCAAGCAACTGTATGACTTGGGATATTCCCCCACAGATATCATCACGACACTCTTtcgtataataaaaaattatgatatggCCGAGTACCTGAAATTGGAATTCATGAAG GAAACTGGTTTTGCTCATATGAGAATTTGTGATGGAGTTGGTTCTTATCTTCAGTTGTGTGGTCTATTGGCTAAGCTTTCTCTAGTTCGTGAGACAGCTAAAGCTGTATGA
- the LOC114412068 gene encoding protein IQ-DOMAIN 14-like, whose product MGKATKWFRGFFGLKKTEYTAPPAKPPKEKRRWSFVKSYTEKDNTTAATCPPQRNNNNHAMAVAAATAAVAEAAVAAAEAAAVVVRLTSSSGRCADAGPTRIRQHWAAVRIQAAFRGCLARRALRALKGLVKLQALVRGHIERKRTAEWLKRVQVLLHAQPQVSAGLILHASPSGSKLSSHLHGPETPEKFESPIRSKSMKHEHSPILKRNGSKSCVQINGYQEMCGSRSESQVNEQSWNSGRSLNRTYSSNDERNDRVLEVDSGKPHFTIKRRNLSFSTGSDLYSKSLNSTKESTSLQSGQSSCCEVQSHSYTSQKVNEVEESPFCTADNSPQYLSATSKDGGFKRSPFTPTKSDGSRSYIRGYPDYPSYMACTESSKAKARSLSAPKQRPQSEKSGSSNRYSLNGFDMSRLATQRAMQASFTNKAYPGSGRLDKLGMPVGYRF is encoded by the exons ATGGGTAAGGCAACAAAGTGGTTTCGCGGGTTTTTCGGTCTCAAAAAAACAGAGTACACTGCCCCACCCGCCAAGCCTCCCAAAGAGAAACGCCGATGGAGCTTCGTTAAATCATACACTGAAAAAGACAACACCACTGCCGCCACGTGTCCACCACAaagaaacaacaacaaccacgCCATGGCAGTAGCAGCAGCCACCGCTGCCGTGGCGGAAGCGGCGGTGGCTGCCGCCGAAGCCGCAGCCGTCGTGGTGAGACTAACAAGCAGCAGCGGTAGGTGCGCCGACGCTGGACCCACCAGGATTCGACAACATTGGGCTGCTGTTAGGATCCAAGCCGCTTTTCGAGGATGTTTG GCAAGGAGAGCACTGCGAGCATTAAAGGGATTGGTGAAGTTGCAGGCATTGGTGAGAGGTCACATTGAGAGGAAGCGCACAGCGGAGTGGCTGAAAAGAGTGCAAGTACTCTTACATGCACAGCCACAAGTTTCTGCAGGGTTGATCCTGCATGCCTCACCTTCGGGTTCAAAGTTATCTAGCCACCTCCAT GGTCCAGAAACACCCGAAAAATTTGAAAGCCCTATCAGATCTAAGAGCATGAAACATGAGCACTCACCTATACTCAAG AGAAATGGCTCCAAATCCTGTGTCCAGATCAATGGCTATCAAGAGATGTGTGGGAGTAGATCAGAGAGTCAAGTGAATGAACAATCATGGAACTCAGGAAGATCATTGAATAGAACATACAGCTCCAATGATGAAAGAAATGACAGAGTTCTTGAAGTTGATTCTGGAAAACCACACTTCACAATAAAGCGCAGAAATCTCTCTTTCTCCACAGGTTCTGATCTTTATAGTAAGAGTTTGAACAGCACAAAGGAATCAACATCTCTTCAATCTGGTCAAAGTTCATGCTGTGAGGTTCAGTCTCACAGTTACACCTCACAAAAAGTGAATGAGGTTGAGGAGAGTCCATTCTGCACTGCTGACAATAGTCCACAATATTTATCTGCCACTTCTAAAGATGGTGGCTTCAAAAGAAGCCCTTTTACTCCTACTAAGAGTGATGGCTCTAGAAGCTACATTCGTGGTTACCCTGATTATCCAAGTTACATGGCATGCACTGAATCTTCAAAGGCAAAGGCCAGATCTCTGAGTGCACCAAAACAAAGACCTCAAAGTGAGAAGTCTGGTTCATCTAATAGATACTCACTTAATGGATTTGATATGTCAAGATTGGCCACACAAAGGGCAATGCAAGCAAGCTTCACCAACAAAGCATATCCAGGTTCTGGTCGTTTGGACAAGCTTGGTATGCCTGTGGGATACAGATTCTGA
- the LOC114412069 gene encoding phosphatidylinositol glycan anchor biosynthesis class U protein-like → MKKKKVQWFWTCVLGSIVLRLILLYFPKNLNLSSRPEVSTPLTSLRRLAEGYWLKQSSVSPYAGSMYHGSPLLLTLLGPLTVKRIEGQPDHLLCSLVFVIADVVSAMLICAAGEKLKVACSSSLQSLGLHNLSENSERLPSGDFAALVYLWNPFTIVACVGLSTSAIENLMVVLSLYGACSRLAPLAAFGWVMATHLSLYPAILIIPVILLLGYGPDAPPRKLFCQRKNLEVGNSTPSDSCSEEEAKNQLKVANVFSWRPVVFFLFWTLLWSSYVLVLCGICVQQYGGLHELFKRTYGFILTTQDLSPNIGVLWYFFAEVFDFFRNFFLIVFHGNILLMIAPLALRLNHRPCFLAFVYIVISSMLKSYPSVGDSALYLGLLGLFAYELKDMQFSFFLFSGYVGVSLLSPVMHNLWIWRGTGNANFYFATAIAYACLQIILVVESVSAMLNHDRKLTKLYIAKLQHIKS, encoded by the exons atgaagaagaagaaggtgcaATGGTTCTGGACTTGCGTTCTTGGTTCCATTGTTTTGAGGCTCATTCTACTCTACTTTCCCAAAAACCTCAACCTCTCTTCTCGCCCCGAAGTCTCCACCCCCCTCACCAGCCTCCGTCGCC TTGCCGAGGGTTACTGGCTGAAGCAGTCGTCGGTGTCACCCTATGCCg GATCAATGTACCATGGTTCCCCTTTGTTATTGACACTTCTCGGTCCGCTCACAGTTAAAAG AATTGAAGGACAACCTGATCATCTTTTATGCAG TTTGGTTTTTGTGATTGCAGATGTGGTCAGTGCAATGCTTATTTGTGCTGCTGGTGAAAAACTCAAGGTGGCATGCAGTTCAAGCTTGCAATCCCTTGGCCTTCATAATTTGTCAGAGAATTCAG AGCGTCTCCCTTCAGGAGATTTTGCTGCTCTTGTATACTTATGGAATCCTTTCACAATAGTGGCATGCGTTGGTCTATCCACATCTGCAATTGAGAACTTGATGGTTGTGTTATCACTCTATGGAGCATGTTCAC GACTAGCTCCGCTGGCAGCTTTTGGGTGGGTCATGGCTACACACTTGTCTCTGTACCCTGCAATCCTTATTATCCCA GTGATATTGCTATTGGGATATGGTCCTGATGCTCCTCCTAGGAAATTATTCTGTCAAAGGAAAAACCTTGAAGTTGGCAACTCTACCCCAAGTGATAGTTGTTCAGAAGAGGAAGCAAAGAATCAGCTAAAGGTGGCAAATGTATTCTCATGGAGGCCAGTggtgttttttttgttctgGACTTTGCTGTGGTCATCCTACGTCTTGGTCCTTTGTGGCATATGTGTCCAACAGTATGGTGGTCTACATGAGTTGTTCAAAAG AACCTATGGCTTTATTCTTACCACACAAGATCTGTCTCCAAACATTGGTGTTTTGTG GTACTTCTTTGCAGaagtttttgattttttcagaaaTTTCTTCCTGATAGTATTTCATGGGAATATTCTATTGATGATAGCACCATTAGCCTTACGGCTTAATCACCGGCCGTGCTTTCTAGCTTTTGTATATATTGTGATATCTTCTATGTTGAAGTCTTATCCTTCA gTTGGTGATTCAGCTCTGTATTTGGGTTTACTTGGGTTATTTGCATATGAACTCAAAG ATATGCAGTTTTCATTCTTCCTGTTTTCTGGCTATGTTGGGGTTTCACTTCTTAGCCCTGTGATGCACAATCTATGGATATGGAGG GGTACTGGAAATGCAAATTTTTACTTTGCGACTGCAATTGCTTATGCGTGCTTGCAG ATCATTCTGGTGGTTGAGAGTGTTAGTGCCATGCTCAATCATGACAGAAAGCTTACAAAGCTATATATTGCAAAGCTTCAACACATCAAATCTTGA